Proteins encoded by one window of Desulfovibrio ferrophilus:
- a CDS encoding helix-turn-helix transcriptional regulator: MKMDRSAEMGKGRKLNWKQACEMLNCSKSHFYNLINEGKLPAFRAGKVRGVWVWEEEVNNLLSRHSGLSR; the protein is encoded by the coding sequence ATGAAAATGGATAGAAGCGCAGAGATGGGCAAAGGTCGAAAATTGAACTGGAAGCAAGCCTGCGAGATGCTGAATTGCTCCAAGAGCCATTTTTATAATTTGATTAATGAGGGCAAGCTTCCAGCTTTTCGGGCAGGGAAGGTGCGCGGGGTGTGGGTGTGGGAAGAAGAGGTGAATAATTTATTAAGTAGGCACTCGGGGCTCAGCAGGTGA
- a CDS encoding DNA primase family protein — protein MSHELKTGSGPEAKAGDQVPGTQGVAVSDLEEMRRKVQARRAEEERAGQTEDDQDGQDNHAGGGSRTVPSDFVMPCVRAEDLGLGMLYAEIHRDRFLFIKQTQEWLVWSGHHWGLDKMDQAKAEVEAVAERLLEEHSRLGQSATDASQSGNKDAATLYQRQQQMVMTRVKRLRKKGGPEACLEFAHTNRTPLAISGEELDAREWQVACANGVLDLRSGRFRGGRAEDFILKASPVEWQGIDAPAPRWERFLHEIMGDDAEMAGYLARLFGASMRGGNKEHVLPVLHGKGRNGKSMLVETIMHVLGPLAGPIPAEMLLDQNSVRNSDAPSPSIMALRGLRAAFASETDENRRFSSARCKWLSGGDMLTGRWPNDKRPITFAPTHILFLLTNHKPHAPADDFAFWERMHLIPFERSFVNREPEDETEMRRDDSLGEALMAEASGILAWLVRGCLEWQQHGLNPPAKVLAATDDYRRDEDLLALFVDDCCDVVLADLNDPSTRTNATDLYDAFVRWFSVNISKKKQFPQRKFGALAQKKFRKEKVGGKNWYYGLLLNAETREEMGGEKLF, from the coding sequence ATGAGCCATGAGCTCAAAACGGGGTCGGGACCAGAGGCCAAAGCTGGTGATCAGGTGCCCGGCACCCAGGGAGTCGCCGTTTCGGACCTGGAAGAGATGCGCCGCAAGGTACAGGCGCGACGTGCGGAGGAGGAGCGGGCCGGTCAGACCGAGGATGATCAAGACGGTCAGGATAACCATGCTGGCGGAGGGAGCCGCACGGTTCCTTCGGATTTTGTTATGCCTTGCGTACGTGCGGAGGATCTCGGACTTGGGATGCTTTATGCGGAAATCCACCGCGACAGATTCCTCTTCATCAAACAGACCCAGGAGTGGCTTGTTTGGAGTGGCCACCATTGGGGATTGGATAAGATGGACCAGGCTAAGGCCGAGGTCGAAGCCGTGGCGGAGCGCCTTTTGGAAGAGCATTCGCGCCTTGGGCAATCGGCTACGGATGCCTCTCAATCCGGAAATAAGGACGCGGCCACGCTCTATCAACGTCAACAGCAGATGGTCATGACCCGGGTCAAAAGGCTCCGCAAGAAGGGTGGCCCCGAAGCCTGCTTGGAATTTGCCCACACCAACCGCACCCCCTTGGCCATTTCTGGTGAAGAATTGGATGCCCGCGAATGGCAGGTGGCCTGTGCAAATGGAGTATTGGACCTTCGCTCTGGTCGGTTTCGTGGGGGGAGGGCGGAAGATTTTATCCTTAAGGCCTCGCCCGTTGAATGGCAGGGGATCGATGCCCCGGCTCCTCGTTGGGAGCGGTTCCTCCATGAGATTATGGGGGATGATGCCGAGATGGCCGGTTATCTGGCGCGCTTGTTCGGTGCTTCCATGCGCGGCGGTAACAAGGAGCATGTGCTCCCGGTGCTGCATGGCAAGGGGCGCAACGGCAAATCCATGCTGGTCGAAACTATTATGCATGTTCTTGGGCCACTCGCTGGACCAATCCCGGCGGAGATGCTGCTGGATCAGAACAGCGTCCGCAACTCCGACGCACCGTCTCCTTCCATTATGGCTTTGCGTGGTCTTCGTGCGGCGTTTGCCTCCGAGACGGACGAAAATCGTCGTTTCTCTTCGGCTCGTTGTAAATGGCTCTCTGGCGGTGACATGCTCACTGGCCGCTGGCCCAACGACAAGCGGCCCATCACCTTTGCGCCTACGCACATCCTCTTTCTGTTGACTAACCACAAGCCCCATGCCCCGGCCGATGATTTCGCCTTTTGGGAACGGATGCACCTGATCCCGTTTGAGCGTTCTTTTGTGAATCGTGAGCCAGAGGACGAGACCGAGATGCGGCGCGACGACTCCCTGGGGGAAGCGCTCATGGCTGAGGCCTCGGGCATTCTCGCCTGGCTGGTGCGTGGTTGTTTGGAGTGGCAACAGCATGGCCTGAATCCGCCTGCCAAGGTCCTTGCCGCTACGGATGATTATCGCCGGGATGAGGATTTGCTGGCCTTGTTCGTGGACGACTGCTGCGACGTTGTGCTCGCTGATCTGAATGATCCCTCGACCCGCACGAATGCTACGGATCTCTATGACGCCTTCGTGCGCTGGTTTTCGGTGAACATCTCCAAGAAGAAGCAATTCCCCCAGCGCAAGTTCGGCGCGTTGGCCCAGAAGAAGTTCCGTAAGGAAAAGGTGGGGGGGAAGAATTGGTACTACGGCCTGCTGCTCAATGCTGAAACCCGTGAGGAAATGGGTGGAGAGAAGCTGTTCTAG
- a CDS encoding primase-helicase zinc-binding domain-containing protein: MNVLELLQADGVSPRKVSGSKGGEHHSPCPGCGGTDRFHCWPEQNGGDGSWWCRGCDSGGDCIQYLVDFRHMDFRAAAAFVGRKLEPCAPRPLLPPRRLREASPWQPEPAREPSERWRTRANELVVAAHAELLRTSEALEFLARRGLPLEAVERYRLGWLSKDVYRERSAWGLPHEMNPRTGKPRKLWIPAGLVIPIFHDGQLHRVRVRRPKPGPFGPKKYCWVPGSGSGTMVLSPGARAFVAVEAELDAMLCDFATGDDVGALGLGTISAKPDAWTHGVLSQSLTILNALDFESFVPTDSSEKAQLEAERKVRQQRRVRDWWQVTYDHAERWPVPEAKDPGEAFAAGVSIADWIKAGLPPVMLMPAAPVRPAKPQPTPEVSAPALASPESKQPEQKTTSLAALERLLRETGIQLTFSGSQPFDIPKPLRGHTGILRRLKELCFQDDELGAYLDRHPAAIITADNLVVRI, from the coding sequence ATGAACGTGCTTGAGTTACTACAGGCTGATGGTGTTTCGCCTCGTAAGGTGTCCGGTTCCAAGGGTGGTGAGCACCACAGCCCTTGTCCGGGGTGTGGTGGGACGGATCGTTTCCATTGCTGGCCTGAGCAGAACGGTGGGGATGGTAGCTGGTGGTGCCGTGGCTGCGATTCCGGTGGCGATTGTATTCAGTACCTGGTGGATTTTCGACACATGGATTTTCGTGCCGCTGCGGCCTTCGTTGGGCGAAAGCTGGAGCCATGCGCCCCGCGTCCACTACTGCCCCCACGGCGTCTTCGTGAGGCCTCTCCGTGGCAGCCAGAGCCCGCCCGTGAGCCTTCCGAGCGCTGGCGCACCCGAGCGAATGAACTGGTGGTCGCGGCCCATGCTGAACTGCTGCGGACCTCTGAGGCTTTGGAGTTCCTTGCGCGGCGAGGTCTGCCTTTGGAGGCTGTCGAGCGTTATCGGCTGGGGTGGCTCTCCAAAGATGTGTACCGCGAACGCTCGGCGTGGGGTTTGCCGCACGAGATGAACCCGCGAACGGGTAAGCCGCGCAAGTTGTGGATACCAGCGGGCTTGGTGATTCCAATTTTCCATGATGGTCAACTGCACCGTGTGCGTGTGCGCCGCCCCAAGCCCGGGCCGTTTGGCCCCAAGAAATATTGCTGGGTGCCGGGCAGTGGTAGCGGGACCATGGTTCTCTCCCCTGGTGCCCGGGCCTTTGTGGCTGTGGAAGCGGAGCTGGACGCCATGCTCTGCGACTTTGCTACAGGTGACGACGTGGGCGCTCTGGGGCTGGGCACTATCTCCGCCAAGCCGGATGCCTGGACGCATGGGGTCCTCTCCCAATCTCTGACCATTCTGAATGCACTGGATTTTGAGTCCTTCGTGCCGACGGATAGCAGCGAAAAGGCTCAGCTGGAAGCCGAGCGCAAGGTGCGCCAGCAACGCCGCGTGCGTGACTGGTGGCAGGTGACCTACGATCACGCCGAACGCTGGCCAGTGCCCGAAGCCAAGGATCCCGGCGAGGCCTTCGCGGCGGGTGTGAGTATCGCGGACTGGATCAAGGCGGGCCTGCCGCCGGTCATGCTCATGCCTGCGGCCCCTGTGCGTCCAGCCAAACCCCAACCCACTCCCGAGGTCTCGGCTCCGGCCCTGGCCTCACCTGAGTCTAAGCAGCCTGAACAAAAAACCACCAGCCTGGCGGCCTTGGAGCGTTTGCTGCGGGAGACCGGCATTCAGCTGACGTTCAGTGGTTCTCAACCTTTCGATATTCCGAAGCCCCTTCGTGGACACACTGGCATTCTGCGACGGCTCAAGGAGTTGTGCTTTCAGGACGACGAACTAGGGGCTTATCTCGACCGACATCCCGCCGCGATTATCACGGCGGATAACCTGGTGGTGAGGATCTGA
- a CDS encoding terminase gpA endonuclease subunit, with translation MLMQEMEPKQVNSRSLTVALPRWLPDAVRSVLSRRIGEDGRVVHRFRFSLGERKVYRKRRPMPVSQWAEKHRIVHQSSIPGRWHNEVTPYMAGVMDASFFPSVETVAICKTPQTGGSEAIHNCIGYAIDRAPGPVMYVFPDRLTAKENAQDRIIPMLESSPQLRNYLTGLADDASSLRINLAHMTIYLGWSGSVSRLGNKPVRFLVMDELDKYKNPKNETSSEALAEKRTTTWRRKRKIWKISTPTIESGPIWRSLTEEVQVVFDYFVRCPHCGMHLLMDFDHIRWPKDERDPEVVRARRLAWYECGQCGVCWDDNDRDKAVRLGEWRARNTGLELAGHLRAHRPAKVGFHIPAWLSYFVSLSEVAAAFLKWKKTGNRDDLKDFMNQYKAEPWRAYEVQRNEDAILALCDDRPRGIVPGALEDGTPHVAALVAGVDSQKRYFRYVIRAIGWGEDEESWLVQAGSVPSFEALEQVLCKNTYCDADGNEHRVRLAVQDAMGTRTKEVYQFCVKNRGRVFPYQGKRTLSSPVQYAPQEFYPGTKSRIPGGLVLWKVDTTFFKNDLAAKLQIEPSDPGAFHLHASVTNEYAQEMVAEYYDDEQLCWQCPKGKDNHFWDCEVMALVAAYELNIRNWKRPRAKPKQANERKQQMIPHPNTNAGYGSRPDWFNRR, from the coding sequence ATGCTGATGCAGGAAATGGAACCGAAACAGGTGAATAGCCGCAGCCTGACGGTGGCGCTGCCGCGTTGGCTACCCGACGCGGTGCGCTCCGTTTTGTCGCGGCGAATTGGCGAGGATGGCCGTGTGGTGCATCGCTTCCGGTTCTCACTGGGCGAGCGCAAGGTCTACCGCAAGCGCAGGCCCATGCCCGTGAGCCAATGGGCAGAGAAGCACCGCATCGTTCATCAGTCGTCCATTCCCGGGCGCTGGCACAACGAGGTGACCCCCTACATGGCAGGCGTGATGGATGCCTCGTTTTTTCCGTCCGTGGAGACGGTGGCCATCTGCAAGACTCCGCAGACCGGCGGGTCCGAAGCCATTCATAACTGCATCGGCTACGCAATCGACCGTGCGCCTGGGCCGGTGATGTATGTATTCCCGGATCGGCTGACAGCCAAGGAGAATGCCCAGGACCGGATCATCCCGATGCTGGAGTCCAGCCCGCAGCTGCGCAACTATCTGACCGGGCTTGCGGACGACGCCAGCAGCCTGCGTATCAACCTTGCGCACATGACCATCTACCTTGGCTGGTCCGGCTCCGTCTCCCGCCTGGGAAACAAGCCGGTGCGCTTTCTGGTGATGGATGAGCTGGACAAATACAAGAACCCCAAGAACGAGACCTCCAGCGAGGCCCTGGCCGAGAAGCGCACCACGACCTGGCGGCGCAAGCGCAAGATATGGAAGATCTCGACCCCCACCATAGAGAGCGGCCCGATCTGGCGGTCGCTGACCGAAGAGGTCCAAGTCGTCTTTGATTACTTTGTGCGTTGCCCGCATTGCGGGATGCACCTACTCATGGATTTTGACCATATTCGTTGGCCCAAGGATGAGCGGGATCCCGAGGTGGTTCGTGCGCGTCGCCTGGCTTGGTACGAATGCGGGCAGTGTGGTGTGTGCTGGGACGACAACGACCGAGACAAGGCCGTGCGCTTGGGCGAGTGGCGGGCGCGCAACACCGGGCTGGAATTGGCGGGGCATTTGCGTGCGCATCGCCCGGCCAAGGTTGGGTTCCATATCCCGGCCTGGCTGTCCTACTTCGTTTCGCTTTCCGAGGTCGCGGCGGCCTTCCTGAAATGGAAGAAGACCGGCAACCGCGACGACCTGAAGGACTTTATGAACCAGTACAAGGCCGAGCCGTGGCGAGCCTATGAGGTGCAGCGCAACGAGGATGCGATCCTGGCCTTGTGCGACGACCGTCCGCGCGGCATCGTGCCCGGGGCGCTGGAGGACGGTACTCCGCACGTGGCCGCTTTGGTGGCCGGGGTGGACTCCCAGAAGCGCTATTTCCGCTACGTGATCCGGGCCATCGGCTGGGGCGAGGATGAGGAGAGCTGGTTGGTGCAGGCCGGGAGCGTCCCCAGCTTCGAGGCCCTAGAGCAGGTACTTTGCAAGAACACCTACTGCGATGCGGATGGGAATGAGCACCGTGTGCGGTTGGCGGTGCAGGACGCTATGGGCACGCGCACCAAAGAAGTCTATCAGTTCTGCGTCAAGAATCGAGGGCGGGTGTTCCCCTACCAGGGCAAGCGTACACTCTCTTCACCTGTGCAGTATGCCCCGCAGGAATTCTACCCAGGTACAAAATCTCGCATCCCTGGTGGCCTTGTGCTGTGGAAGGTGGATACCACCTTCTTCAAGAATGATCTCGCCGCTAAACTGCAGATAGAGCCAAGCGACCCGGGCGCGTTTCATCTGCATGCGAGTGTGACCAATGAATATGCTCAGGAGATGGTGGCCGAATACTACGACGATGAGCAGCTCTGTTGGCAGTGCCCCAAGGGCAAGGATAATCACTTTTGGGACTGTGAGGTCATGGCATTGGTGGCGGCCTATGAGTTGAACATCCGCAACTGGAAGCGGCCAAGGGCGAAGCCGAAGCAGGCGAACGAACGTAAGCAGCAGATGATCCCCCACCCCAATACAAATGCTGGGTACGGTTCTCGCCCGGACTGGTTCAACAGGAGATAG
- a CDS encoding pentapeptide repeat-containing protein, translating to MLSSLYDKYNLFATWCINFDLMFYISNVKRFYFLYYSRIKRFCASNKELVFIFIALIVVTFSISLKNYLNDQSFFSGVKVEMHGAILEFFIFGIVFHILSERKKKNESIDSIRVKMDVCKEVYTPYSHSGLVNCFDELCRLKVKGFNLDCIEIVKLSLCNKDINEVSFVKSDMCGCRFCAAKFIDSSFSGSVLIECSFVLSKMRGGDFDDCLIVDSDFSKSVINGASFCNSLLVDVDFEGAELREVDFCGAELRGIDFSKCVYFDVDSVSSAILVDCIGV from the coding sequence ATGCTTTCAAGTTTATATGATAAATACAATTTGTTTGCTACATGGTGTATAAATTTTGATTTGATGTTTTATATATCTAATGTGAAGAGATTTTATTTTTTGTATTATAGTCGTATAAAAAGATTTTGTGCTTCGAATAAAGAGCTTGTATTTATATTTATAGCGCTAATTGTTGTTACTTTTTCAATATCATTAAAAAATTATTTGAATGATCAAAGTTTTTTTTCTGGTGTAAAAGTTGAAATGCACGGGGCTATTTTAGAGTTTTTTATATTTGGTATTGTATTTCATATTCTGTCGGAGAGAAAAAAGAAAAATGAAAGTATTGATTCTATTCGTGTAAAGATGGATGTATGCAAAGAGGTATATACTCCATATAGTCATTCTGGCTTGGTTAACTGTTTTGATGAGCTGTGTAGGCTGAAAGTTAAAGGTTTTAATCTGGATTGCATAGAGATAGTAAAATTAAGTTTATGTAATAAAGACATTAATGAGGTGTCATTTGTGAAATCTGATATGTGTGGGTGTAGATTTTGCGCGGCCAAGTTTATTGATTCTTCATTTAGTGGCTCAGTGTTGATTGAGTGTAGTTTTGTGCTGTCGAAGATGCGTGGTGGTGATTTTGATGATTGTCTAATTGTTGATAGTGATTTTTCAAAGTCAGTAATAAATGGGGCAAGTTTCTGTAACTCATTATTGGTTGATGTTGATTTTGAAGGAGCAGAGTTGCGAGAAGTTGATTTTTGTGGGGCGGAATTGCGCGGCATAGATTTTAGCAAGTGCGTATACTTTGATGTTGACTCTGTGTCTAGTGCTATTCTTGTTGATTGTATAGGGGTGTAG